A genomic region of Roseateles amylovorans contains the following coding sequences:
- a CDS encoding type B 50S ribosomal protein L31, whose amino-acid sequence MAKEGIHPNYRDVAFVDLSNGFQFVTRSTVQTRDTIKLDDGRELPLVKLETSSESHPFYTGTQKSIDSLGGRVEKFRNKFSRLVPNKK is encoded by the coding sequence ATGGCTAAAGAAGGCATTCACCCCAACTACCGTGACGTCGCTTTTGTCGACCTGTCCAACGGTTTCCAATTCGTGACCCGCTCGACGGTTCAGACCCGTGACACCATCAAGCTGGACGATGGTCGCGAGCTGCCGCTGGTGAAGCTGGAAACTTCCAGCGAATCGCACCCGTTCTACACCGGCACCCAGAAGAGCATCGACAGCCTGGGCGGTCGCGTCGAGAAGTTCCGCAACAAGTTCTCGCGCCTGGTCCCCAACAAGAAGTAA
- the phoU gene encoding phosphate signaling complex protein PhoU gives MTDKHLSTQFDAELSGISTRVLEMGGLVESQVAQAVEALSTFSGDIASHVLKQEELVNAMEVEIDRDLSTIIARRQPTARDLRLLIAVSKTIANLERVGDEAARIARTVQRLINTGVSSRLRLPMSDLSYEAELATAQLRKALDAFARLDVDRALEVLKADDQIDKEFDGLMRKLITYMMEDPRTISSSIDLVFVAKAIERVGDHAKNLAEVIIYVVKGTDVRHNTPDAVEHMVR, from the coding sequence ATGACAGACAAACATCTCTCCACCCAGTTCGATGCCGAACTGAGCGGCATTTCCACCCGCGTCCTGGAGATGGGCGGCCTGGTGGAATCCCAGGTGGCGCAGGCGGTGGAGGCGCTGAGCACCTTCAGCGGCGACATCGCCAGCCATGTGCTCAAGCAGGAGGAGCTGGTCAATGCGATGGAGGTGGAGATCGATCGCGATCTGTCCACCATCATCGCCCGCCGCCAGCCGACCGCACGTGACCTGCGCCTGCTGATCGCGGTTTCCAAGACCATTGCGAACCTGGAGCGCGTCGGTGATGAGGCCGCGCGCATCGCCCGCACGGTCCAGCGCCTGATCAACACCGGCGTGTCGAGCCGGCTGCGTCTGCCGATGTCGGACCTGTCGTATGAGGCCGAGCTGGCCACTGCGCAGCTGCGCAAGGCGCTGGACGCCTTCGCCCGTCTGGATGTGGACCGCGCCCTGGAAGTGCTCAAGGCCGACGACCAGATCGACAAGGAATTCGACGGCCTGATGCGCAAGCTCATCACCTACATGATGGAAGACCCGCGCACCATTTCGTCCAGCATCGACCTGGTGTTCGTGGCCAAGGCGATCGAGCGGGTCGGCGACCACGCCAAGAACCTGGCGGAAGTGATCATCTATGTGGTGAAGGGCACCGACGTGCGTCACAACACGCCGGATGCCGTCGAGCACATGGTTCGCTGA
- the pstB gene encoding phosphate ABC transporter ATP-binding protein PstB, with translation MDAKVDMPVTERAKLSVRNLNFYYGSFHALKSINLDIPEHKVTAFIGPSGCGKSTLLRTLNRMFELYPEQRAEGQILLDGEDILTSKEDVSLVRAKVGMVFQKPTPFPMSIYDNIAFGVRLFETLSRAEMDERVEWALKKAALWNEVKDKLNQSGSGLSGGQQQRLCIARGIAIKPEVLLLDEPCSALDPISTGKIEELIHELKHDYTVAIVTHNMQQAARCSDYTAYMYLGDLIEFGPTAELFMKPKRKDTEDYITGRFG, from the coding sequence ATGGACGCCAAAGTCGATATGCCAGTGACCGAGCGCGCAAAGCTTTCGGTGCGCAACCTGAATTTCTATTACGGCAGCTTCCACGCGCTGAAGAGCATCAACCTCGACATCCCCGAGCACAAGGTCACCGCCTTCATCGGCCCGTCGGGCTGCGGCAAGTCCACGCTGCTGCGCACGCTCAACCGCATGTTCGAGCTCTATCCCGAGCAACGCGCCGAAGGCCAGATCCTGCTGGACGGCGAGGACATCCTCACCAGCAAGGAAGATGTGTCGCTGGTGCGTGCCAAGGTCGGCATGGTCTTCCAGAAGCCGACGCCGTTCCCGATGTCCATTTACGACAACATCGCCTTCGGCGTGCGTCTGTTCGAGACCCTGTCCCGCGCCGAGATGGATGAGCGGGTGGAGTGGGCCCTGAAGAAGGCCGCGCTGTGGAACGAGGTCAAGGACAAGCTCAACCAGAGCGGCTCCGGCCTCTCCGGCGGCCAGCAGCAGCGTCTGTGCATTGCGCGCGGCATTGCGATCAAGCCGGAAGTCCTGCTACTGGACGAACCCTGCTCGGCGCTGGACCCGATCTCCACCGGCAAGATCGAAGAGCTGATCCATGAGCTCAAGCACGACTACACCGTGGCCATCGTCACCCACAACATGCAGCAGGCGGCCCGTTGCTCGGACTACACCGCTTACATGTATCTGGGCGATCTGATTGAATTCGGACCGACCGCCGAGCTGTTCATGAAGCCTAAGCGCAAGGACACCGAGGACTACATCACCGGACGGTTCGGCTGA
- the phoB gene encoding phosphate regulon transcriptional regulator PhoB, whose translation MSRILVVEDESAIAELISINLRHAGFEVTLAANAEQAQLEVDRVLPDLVVLDWMLPGQSGLGLARQWRGATRTRELPIIMLTARAEEADKVSGLDAGADDYLTKPFSTNELLARIRAVLRRKAPEALDSAVDVGGLVLDPGTRRVSREGVEVKLGPTEFRLLHFFMTHPERVHSRSQLLDRVWGDHVFIEERTVDVHVKRLREALEKVSCQRMIETVRGAGYRLTQHSSALSA comes from the coding sequence ATGAGCCGTATCCTGGTCGTCGAGGACGAATCCGCGATCGCTGAACTGATCTCGATCAACCTGCGTCACGCTGGTTTCGAGGTGACCCTGGCCGCGAATGCGGAACAGGCGCAACTGGAAGTCGATCGCGTGCTGCCGGACCTGGTGGTGCTGGACTGGATGCTGCCCGGTCAATCCGGACTGGGCCTGGCCCGTCAATGGCGCGGTGCGACCCGCACCCGCGAGCTGCCGATCATCATGTTGACCGCCCGCGCCGAAGAGGCCGACAAGGTCTCCGGCCTCGACGCCGGCGCGGACGACTACCTGACCAAGCCGTTCTCCACCAACGAGCTGCTGGCCCGCATCCGTGCGGTGCTCCGCCGCAAGGCGCCGGAGGCGCTGGATTCGGCGGTGGACGTGGGCGGCCTGGTGCTGGATCCGGGCACCCGTCGCGTCAGCCGCGAGGGGGTGGAGGTCAAGCTCGGTCCGACCGAGTTCCGCCTGCTGCACTTCTTCATGACCCATCCGGAACGGGTGCACAGCCGCTCGCAGCTGCTGGACCGCGTCTGGGGCGACCATGTCTTCATCGAGGAGCGGACGGTGGATGTTCACGTCAAGCGCCTGCGCGAAGCCCTGGAGAAGGTCAGCTGCCAACGCATGATTGAAACGGTGCGTGGCGCCGGCTATCGATTGACCCAACACAGCAGCGCCCTGTCCGCCTGA
- the pstA gene encoding phosphate ABC transporter permease PstA yields the protein MSATTAARRAMYQKRRRVNIVALTLSMAAMSLGLIWLIWILFETITQGIGGLTWATFSQMTPPPNSEEGGLANAIFGSALMVCLATLIGTPIGVMAGVYLAEYGQKTWLGNSVRFINDILLSAPSIVIGLFVYTMIVLRFRGFSGWAGICALALIVIPVVIRTTENMLNLVPNALREAAYALGTPKWKLILTVTLKAARAGVLTGVLLALARVSGETAPLLLTAFNNRFWSTDLSGPMANLPKVIFDFAMSPYGNWQKLAWAGVFIITIGVLVLNIAARVLFKNKH from the coding sequence ATGAGCGCGACCACCGCCGCCCGTCGGGCGATGTACCAGAAGCGACGTCGCGTCAACATCGTGGCGCTGACACTGTCGATGGCCGCCATGTCGCTGGGCCTGATCTGGCTGATCTGGATCCTGTTCGAAACCATCACCCAAGGCATCGGTGGCCTGACCTGGGCCACCTTCAGCCAGATGACGCCGCCGCCGAACTCGGAAGAGGGCGGTCTGGCCAACGCGATCTTCGGCTCCGCGCTGATGGTCTGCCTGGCCACGCTGATCGGCACGCCCATCGGCGTGATGGCCGGGGTCTACCTGGCGGAGTACGGCCAGAAGACCTGGCTGGGCAACAGCGTGCGCTTCATCAACGACATCCTGCTGTCCGCGCCGTCGATCGTGATCGGCCTGTTTGTCTACACCATGATCGTGCTGCGCTTCCGCGGCTTCTCGGGCTGGGCCGGCATCTGCGCGCTGGCGCTGATCGTCATCCCGGTGGTGATTCGCACCACCGAGAACATGCTCAACCTGGTGCCCAACGCCCTGCGCGAGGCCGCCTATGCACTGGGCACGCCCAAGTGGAAGCTGATCCTGACGGTGACGCTCAAGGCCGCCCGCGCCGGCGTGCTGACCGGTGTGCTGCTGGCACTGGCCCGTGTCTCGGGTGAAACCGCGCCGTTGCTGCTGACCGCCTTCAACAACCGGTTTTGGTCCACCGACCTCTCCGGTCCCATGGCCAACCTGCCGAAGGTGATCTTCGACTTCGCCATGAGCCCCTACGGCAACTGGCAAAAGCTCGCCTGGGCGGGTGTGTTCATCATCACCATCGGGGTGCTGGTGCTCAACATCGCGGCCCGCGTGCTGTTCAAGAACAAGCATTGA
- a CDS encoding fasciclin domain-containing protein yields MTASKLTVRTTLRAMGGLMSAAALVALTACATAPAPAPLADSLKREPELSTFNRLVDQAGLREQLRAAGPITVFAPSDEAFKAVPAKQMEALAADPALLKSVLTYHVVGSKVASADAKAGSLKSMQGASLAVARAGSFLTVEDAMVQKADLAATNGVAHVIDRVLMPPKK; encoded by the coding sequence ATGACTGCATCGAAGCTGACTGTGCGCACGACCCTGCGTGCGATGGGGGGACTGATGAGCGCTGCGGCGTTGGTGGCCCTGACGGCCTGCGCCACCGCGCCGGCCCCTGCCCCGCTGGCTGACAGCCTGAAGCGCGAGCCGGAACTGAGCACCTTCAACCGCCTGGTCGACCAGGCTGGCTTGCGCGAGCAACTGCGCGCCGCCGGCCCGATCACCGTTTTCGCCCCCAGCGATGAGGCCTTCAAGGCGGTGCCCGCCAAGCAAATGGAAGCCCTGGCGGCGGATCCGGCGCTGCTGAAGTCGGTCCTGACCTATCACGTCGTGGGCAGCAAGGTCGCCTCGGCCGATGCCAAGGCCGGCAGCCTGAAGTCAATGCAAGGCGCATCGCTGGCCGTCGCCCGTGCCGGCAGCTTCCTGACTGTGGAGGACGCGATGGTCCAGAAGGCCGACCTGGCTGCCACCAATGGCGTGGCCCATGTGATCGACCGCGTCCTGATGCCCCCGAAGAAGTAA
- the pstC gene encoding phosphate ABC transporter permease subunit PstC, with product MRARKSEATKSGGPVAAILPANPLDHQRADEHARQQGKPPERRRVAPWADTVFAVLAHSAAWLTLAVLAGIILSLVIGASPAIKQFGLGFLTSTDWDPVQEKFGGLVMIYGTLVTSFIALLIAVPVSFGIALFLTELAPNWLRRPLGIAIELLAAVPSIVYGMWGLFVFGPLLATYVQQPLQSLLGGVPYLGTLVSGPPVGLGILSAGIILAIMIIPFIASVMRDVFTVTPAMLKESAYGLGSTTWEVVWKVVLPYTKTGVIGGIMLGLGRALGETMAVTFVIGNMNQLNSLSVFEAANTITSVLANEFGESGPGSLHQASLLYLALVLFFITFVVLAFSKVLLNKLKKNEGART from the coding sequence ATGCGCGCGAGAAAATCAGAAGCAACCAAGAGCGGAGGCCCTGTGGCCGCAATACTTCCAGCCAATCCCCTTGACCATCAGCGTGCGGACGAGCACGCCCGCCAGCAGGGAAAGCCGCCCGAGCGCCGCCGCGTCGCGCCCTGGGCCGACACCGTGTTCGCCGTGCTGGCGCACAGCGCCGCCTGGCTGACCCTGGCCGTGCTGGCCGGCATCATCCTGTCGCTGGTCATCGGCGCGTCCCCGGCCATCAAGCAGTTCGGCCTGGGTTTCCTGACCAGCACCGACTGGGATCCGGTTCAGGAGAAGTTCGGCGGCCTGGTGATGATCTACGGCACGCTGGTGACCTCGTTCATTGCGCTGCTGATCGCTGTCCCCGTGAGCTTCGGCATTGCCCTGTTCCTGACTGAGCTGGCGCCCAACTGGCTGCGCCGCCCGCTGGGCATCGCGATCGAGCTGCTCGCTGCCGTGCCGTCGATCGTCTACGGCATGTGGGGCCTGTTTGTCTTCGGCCCGCTGCTGGCCACCTATGTGCAGCAGCCGCTGCAGTCGCTGCTGGGCGGCGTGCCTTACCTGGGCACGCTGGTCTCCGGCCCGCCGGTGGGGCTGGGCATTCTGTCGGCCGGCATCATCCTGGCCATCATGATCATTCCGTTCATCGCCTCGGTGATGCGCGATGTGTTCACCGTCACGCCGGCGATGCTCAAGGAATCCGCCTACGGACTGGGTTCCACCACCTGGGAGGTGGTCTGGAAGGTGGTGCTGCCCTACACCAAGACCGGTGTGATCGGCGGCATCATGCTCGGACTGGGCCGTGCCCTGGGCGAGACCATGGCGGTCACCTTCGTGATCGGCAACATGAACCAGCTGAACTCGCTGTCGGTGTTCGAGGCGGCCAACACCATCACGTCGGTGCTGGCCAATGAATTCGGCGAATCCGGCCCGGGCAGTCTGCACCAGGCCTCGCTGCTGTACCTGGCGCTGGTGCTGTTCTTCATCACCTTCGTGGTGCTGGCCTTCTCCAAGGTCCTGTTGAACAAGCTCAAGAAGAACGAAGGAGCTCGCACATGA
- the pstS gene encoding phosphate ABC transporter substrate-binding protein PstS — translation MNQFRAGLLFAACATLFSVAHAQEVTGAGASFPAPIYTKWADAYNKATGVRINYQSIGSGAGLKQIQAKTVDFGASDAPLKDDQLAKDGLVQFPTVIGGVVPVVNIKGVAPGQIKLTGQVLGDIYLGKVTKWNDVAITGLNPGVSLPDATIAVVRRADGSGTSFLFTNYLSKVNAEWKSKVGEGTAVNWPTGAGGKGNEGVSSYVTRLPNSIGYVEYAYAKQNKMTHVQMKNASGAFVAPSDDAFKAAAAGAKWNESFYQVLTEQPGAASWPITGATFILLHKQQDKPAVAAASLKFFDWAFAQGDKMADDLDYVALPAAVKELIRKQWADNVKDSSGKAISYK, via the coding sequence ATGAATCAATTCCGTGCTGGCTTGTTGTTCGCCGCTTGCGCCACCCTGTTTTCCGTGGCCCACGCCCAAGAGGTGACCGGTGCCGGCGCCTCGTTCCCCGCGCCGATCTACACCAAGTGGGCGGATGCCTACAACAAGGCCACCGGCGTTCGGATCAACTACCAGTCCATCGGTTCCGGTGCCGGCCTGAAGCAGATCCAGGCCAAGACGGTCGATTTCGGTGCCTCTGACGCGCCCCTGAAGGACGACCAACTGGCCAAGGACGGCCTGGTGCAGTTCCCGACGGTCATCGGCGGCGTGGTGCCGGTGGTCAACATCAAGGGCGTGGCCCCCGGCCAGATCAAGCTGACCGGCCAGGTGCTGGGCGACATCTACCTGGGCAAGGTCACCAAGTGGAACGATGTGGCGATCACCGGCCTGAACCCGGGCGTGTCGCTGCCGGATGCCACCATCGCCGTGGTCCGTCGCGCCGACGGCTCGGGCACCAGCTTCCTGTTCACCAACTACCTGTCGAAGGTGAACGCCGAGTGGAAGTCCAAGGTCGGTGAAGGCACGGCCGTGAACTGGCCCACCGGCGCGGGCGGCAAGGGCAACGAGGGCGTGTCGTCCTACGTGACCCGTCTGCCGAACTCGATTGGCTATGTCGAATACGCCTACGCCAAGCAGAACAAGATGACCCATGTGCAGATGAAGAACGCCTCCGGCGCCTTCGTCGCGCCCAGCGATGACGCCTTCAAGGCCGCCGCCGCCGGTGCCAAGTGGAACGAAAGCTTCTACCAGGTGCTGACCGAGCAGCCGGGTGCTGCCAGCTGGCCCATCACCGGTGCCACGTTCATCCTGCTGCACAAGCAACAGGACAAGCCGGCCGTGGCTGCCGCGTCGCTGAAGTTCTTCGACTGGGCCTTTGCCCAAGGCGACAAGATGGCCGACGATCTGGACTACGTGGCCCTGCCGGCCGCGGTGAAGGAACTGATCCGCAAGCAGTGGGCGGACAACGTCAAGGACAGCTCGGGCAAGGCGATCAGCTACAAGTGA
- the phoR gene encoding phosphate regulon sensor histidine kinase PhoR, which translates to MTWVLSRVLMLVMTAGIGGWIGWFLGHWMLAAPVAAALGAGVAVGLMALWDSVRAHRLVVWLRGDQTEDAPRLGGLWGELSYRMERGLRDRERRYERERQQLEQFLLAIEASPNGVILLDENDHIQWCNSVAADHFQLDPQRDKLQRITNLVRFPAFVSYLQSHQFGQPLALHNARGRAHLQVLVRDYGVGGECRKLVLSLDVTDRERSESMRRDFVANVSHEIRTPLTVLSGFIETMASLNLTEVERKRVLFLMQQQTARMQSLVGDLLTLAQLEGSPRPSADHWVAVDPLLMRIAADAQALSAGRHELACERQTHAELAGVETELLSAIANLMSNAVRYTPEGGRVELQWRWLPDHGAEIAVIDNGPGIAREHLPRLTERFYRVDGSRARDTGGTGLGLSIVKHVVQRHGGELRIESEPGKGSKFRLLFPAARVRLADAPAMGEESAPAALAGGEDR; encoded by the coding sequence ATGACCTGGGTGTTGTCGCGGGTGCTGATGCTGGTGATGACCGCTGGCATCGGGGGGTGGATCGGTTGGTTCCTTGGTCACTGGATGTTGGCGGCCCCGGTGGCTGCCGCGCTGGGGGCAGGGGTGGCCGTCGGTCTGATGGCCTTGTGGGATTCGGTGCGGGCGCACCGGCTGGTGGTCTGGTTGCGGGGCGACCAGACCGAGGATGCGCCTCGGCTCGGCGGTCTGTGGGGCGAGCTCTCCTACCGCATGGAGCGCGGCCTGCGCGATCGCGAGCGGCGCTATGAGCGTGAGCGTCAGCAACTGGAGCAATTCCTGCTGGCGATCGAGGCCTCGCCAAACGGCGTGATCCTGCTGGATGAGAACGATCACATCCAGTGGTGCAACAGCGTGGCGGCGGATCATTTCCAGCTCGATCCGCAACGCGACAAGCTGCAGCGCATCACCAACCTGGTTCGGTTCCCGGCCTTTGTCTCCTATCTCCAGTCGCATCAGTTCGGCCAGCCGCTGGCCCTGCACAACGCGCGCGGACGGGCGCACCTGCAGGTTCTGGTGCGCGACTACGGCGTGGGGGGGGAGTGCCGCAAGCTGGTGCTCTCGCTGGACGTGACCGATCGGGAGCGCTCGGAATCGATGCGGCGGGATTTCGTGGCGAACGTGTCCCATGAGATCCGCACGCCGCTGACGGTGCTTTCGGGCTTCATCGAGACCATGGCCAGCCTCAACCTCACCGAGGTCGAGCGCAAGCGGGTGCTGTTCCTGATGCAGCAGCAGACCGCCCGCATGCAGTCGCTGGTGGGGGACTTGCTGACGCTGGCGCAGTTGGAGGGCAGTCCAAGGCCCTCCGCCGACCATTGGGTGGCGGTGGATCCGCTGCTGATGCGCATTGCGGCCGATGCGCAGGCGCTGTCGGCGGGTCGTCACGAACTGGCCTGCGAGCGTCAGACCCATGCGGAGCTGGCGGGCGTGGAGACCGAACTGCTCAGCGCCATCGCCAACCTCATGAGCAATGCGGTGCGCTACACGCCGGAAGGCGGTCGTGTGGAATTGCAGTGGCGCTGGCTGCCGGACCACGGGGCGGAGATCGCGGTGATCGACAACGGTCCCGGCATTGCACGCGAGCATCTGCCGCGCCTGACCGAGCGCTTCTACCGCGTGGACGGCAGCCGTGCGCGCGACACCGGCGGTACCGGCCTGGGGCTGTCCATCGTCAAGCATGTGGTGCAGCGTCACGGCGGCGAGCTGCGCATCGAAAGCGAACCGGGCAAGGGCTCGAAGTTCCGCCTGCTGTTCCCGGCCGCCCGGGTGCGACTGGCTGATGCGCCCGCCATGGGTGAAGAGTCTGCGCCGGCGGCCTTGGCCGGTGGCGAGGATCGTTGA